One part of the Desulfonema ishimotonii genome encodes these proteins:
- a CDS encoding sigma-54-dependent transcriptional regulator: protein MSTILVVDDDDQLRISFQKLLTEEGYTATGAASGEAGLESVRENLPDLVILDFQLPGINGLETFKAIHGIEPRLPVIMMTAYGTTETAIEATKMGAFDYVLKPFEVPDMLKLIRQGLEAGRFMRSPVDMNGAPGRTLNEALIGRSRAMQEVYKAIGRVAPTDATVLIRGESGTGKELVARAIYQHSMRQNRPFLVINCVAIPDTLLESELFGYEKGAFTGAVHRRVGKIEQAHGGTVFLDEIGDMPFSLQSKMLRLLQEKSIERLGGRDTIPTDVRIIAATNRDLEKAIRDGRFREDLYYRLKVVTVWLPPLSGRAGDIPLLSEYFLARYAAEEGMDNPGITERAGALLTGYPWPGNVRELSNVIRKALIFNRGAPLFPEDIALAVSEKGSPGGGPEAENLEDVIRQLVRRELSARADENLFDTCMDQFAKVLISEALNLTSGNRSRAARLLGLSRPTLHSRIEKYKIELHTSVKGQKK, encoded by the coding sequence TTGAGTACGATTTTAGTTGTCGATGATGACGATCAGTTGCGGATCAGCTTTCAGAAGCTGCTGACCGAAGAGGGATATACGGCGACGGGGGCCGCATCAGGAGAGGCCGGACTGGAAAGCGTCCGTGAAAATCTGCCGGATCTGGTCATTCTGGACTTTCAGCTTCCGGGTATAAACGGTCTGGAAACCTTCAAAGCGATCCACGGGATCGAGCCGAGGCTTCCGGTCATCATGATGACGGCCTACGGCACGACGGAGACGGCCATCGAGGCCACCAAAATGGGGGCGTTTGACTATGTACTCAAGCCCTTTGAGGTTCCCGATATGCTCAAGCTGATCCGCCAGGGGCTGGAGGCGGGACGGTTTATGCGCTCGCCTGTTGATATGAACGGGGCACCGGGCCGAACCCTGAACGAGGCCCTGATCGGCAGGAGTCGCGCCATGCAGGAGGTGTACAAGGCCATCGGGCGGGTGGCCCCCACTGATGCCACTGTGCTGATCCGGGGGGAGTCGGGGACCGGGAAGGAGCTGGTGGCACGGGCCATTTACCAGCACAGTATGCGGCAGAACAGGCCGTTTCTGGTGATCAACTGCGTGGCCATTCCCGATACCCTGCTGGAAAGCGAGCTGTTCGGCTATGAAAAGGGGGCATTTACGGGGGCCGTTCACCGGCGGGTGGGCAAGATCGAGCAGGCCCACGGCGGCACTGTTTTTCTGGATGAAATCGGGGATATGCCTTTCAGCCTTCAGTCCAAGATGCTCCGGCTGCTTCAGGAGAAGAGTATCGAACGGCTCGGGGGGCGGGATACCATTCCCACGGACGTCCGCATTATCGCGGCCACCAACCGGGATCTGGAAAAAGCGATCCGCGATGGACGCTTCCGTGAAGATCTCTATTACCGGCTCAAGGTCGTGACCGTCTGGCTCCCGCCCCTTTCCGGGCGCGCAGGAGACATTCCCCTCCTTTCGGAATATTTTCTGGCCCGTTACGCGGCCGAAGAGGGGATGGACAATCCGGGCATCACGGAACGTGCGGGTGCCCTGCTGACGGGATACCCCTGGCCGGGCAATGTCCGCGAGCTTTCCAACGTCATCCGCAAGGCCCTGATCTTCAACCGGGGCGCGCCCCTTTTCCCTGAGGACATCGCTCTGGCTGTCAGCGAAAAGGGTTCCCCGGGCGGCGGACCGGAGGCGGAAAATCTGGAAGATGTCATTCGTCAGCTGGTGCGGCGGGAGCTGTCGGCCAGGGCGGATGAGAACCTGTTTGACACCTGTATGGACCAGTTTGCCAAAGTGCTGATCAGCGAGGCCCTGAATCTCACTTCCGGGAACCGCTCCCGCGCTGCCAGGCTGCTGGGACTTTCCCGCCCCACACTTCACTCCAGGATTGAGAAGTACAAAATTGAGCTTCATACGTCGGTGAAGGGGCAAAAAAAATGA
- a CDS encoding PAS domain S-box protein, with translation MTLRVNRHYVMIVEDDTENAELLNKMLSGAGYDVAWVDSGPAALAAARRKPPDLILLDVLMPEMDGYEVCRHLKADPATRKIPVIFISGMNDERTGLQAGAVDYIRKPMSPAIIRARVRTHLELKRYRDYLEGLVRERTRELETANRRLQEEVAVRKKAESNLRKYQGRLEGLVRQRTAALSAANERLQKEIFEKKQAEKQLKEREETYRSVFENTGSATLIVEEDMTISMANAECEKLTGFSREEIQGKRKWIDFVAPQDAERLTMYHRLRRQGVPVPTAYECSLIDAKGRKKDIFVQVDLIPGTRKSVASWIDMTARKRSETALKENEAYLRTIMSTIQTGVLITDPETCRIADANPCAAKMIGIGADQLIGRDYRRYVRCEPGEEYIEGNPGNMSCPRGEKCDRVIQTACGEQIHVRHAYAHVGFRDREYVIQSFLDITDIKKLLKKQDINIDLSRNILNLVNRVSPRHTLLSGKLLFFDALAVPCHKQGGDHYFVRNLPAWQTGKYVRKTLLSLKDQSGHEVGCVLRSIITDLIHHAVLTRFSHRSFEEGLTRLNREICKLGLFRGEDFFTSVNVEIDHRTLVLKYTSAGHPPFLLIRENEIHLLPETGENGANMPMGIVTAVEYGAGTFQLRVGDRLLFYTDGLPEMTTDNTGQMLSLPELREITARIVRQRPQIPVSELMRDLLDTIADMSGKEVCPPGINTSGDDITLIGLELEDDTAWQTIRRSPQATEAAVRMASELHREIAGEWRIRGYEDPDIRLWTVLEEGIFNAWKHGNRRRPEASVTVRWRYGNDFYLEIEDEGDGFDPETVSDPTSDENIMQTSGRGIFMIRYYGDSVRWTNRGRCIRVTFRKTPKQTQGPSDPVSSRLVNLWTSH, from the coding sequence ATGACGCTTCGTGTAAACCGGCACTATGTGATGATTGTGGAAGACGATACTGAAAATGCGGAATTACTGAACAAGATGCTGTCCGGCGCCGGCTATGACGTCGCCTGGGTTGACAGCGGCCCCGCCGCACTGGCCGCCGCCCGCCGGAAGCCGCCCGATCTGATTCTGCTGGATGTCCTGATGCCGGAAATGGACGGCTATGAGGTGTGTCGGCATCTGAAAGCCGATCCGGCAACCCGGAAAATTCCGGTAATCTTCATATCCGGCATGAACGATGAACGGACAGGGCTTCAGGCGGGAGCTGTGGACTATATCCGAAAACCCATGAGTCCCGCCATTATCCGGGCACGGGTCAGAACCCATCTGGAACTCAAGCGCTACCGGGATTATCTGGAGGGACTGGTCAGAGAACGGACCCGTGAGCTTGAAACCGCCAACCGCAGGCTTCAGGAGGAGGTGGCCGTCCGCAAAAAAGCAGAGTCAAATCTGCGAAAATATCAGGGCAGACTGGAGGGCCTTGTCCGGCAGCGCACTGCGGCCCTGAGTGCGGCCAATGAACGCCTTCAGAAGGAGATTTTCGAGAAAAAGCAGGCCGAAAAACAGTTAAAAGAACGGGAAGAGACCTATCGCAGCGTATTTGAAAATACCGGTTCGGCCACACTTATTGTGGAAGAGGACATGACCATCTCCATGGCCAACGCCGAATGCGAAAAGCTGACCGGATTTTCCAGAGAAGAGATTCAGGGCAAACGCAAATGGATCGACTTTGTCGCCCCGCAGGATGCGGAGCGGCTGACAATGTATCACCGGTTACGGCGACAGGGGGTTCCGGTTCCGACCGCTTATGAGTGTTCCCTGATTGACGCGAAGGGCAGAAAAAAGGATATTTTTGTTCAGGTGGACCTGATTCCGGGAACCCGGAAAAGCGTGGCCTCCTGGATCGACATGACCGCCCGCAAACGCTCGGAAACGGCCCTGAAGGAAAACGAGGCCTATCTGAGGACCATCATGTCCACCATCCAGACGGGCGTGCTGATCACCGACCCGGAAACCTGCCGGATCGCCGATGCCAACCCCTGTGCCGCCAAAATGATCGGCATTGGGGCGGATCAGCTCATCGGCAGGGATTACCGGCGCTATGTCCGCTGCGAGCCGGGAGAGGAGTATATCGAAGGCAACCCCGGCAACATGTCCTGCCCCCGGGGGGAAAAGTGTGACCGCGTGATTCAGACCGCATGCGGGGAGCAGATTCATGTCCGACACGCCTATGCCCATGTCGGATTCAGGGACCGGGAATATGTCATTCAGAGCTTTCTGGACATAACCGACATAAAAAAATTACTGAAGAAACAGGATATCAATATTGATCTCTCCAGAAATATCCTCAATCTGGTCAACCGGGTTTCCCCGCGCCACACCCTTCTTTCCGGGAAGCTTCTTTTCTTTGATGCCCTGGCCGTCCCCTGTCACAAACAGGGCGGGGATCATTATTTTGTCCGGAACCTCCCGGCCTGGCAAACCGGGAAATACGTCCGAAAGACCCTTTTGTCCCTCAAAGACCAGTCCGGCCACGAAGTGGGATGCGTCCTCAGAAGCATTATCACCGACCTGATCCACCACGCCGTCCTGACCCGCTTTTCCCACCGCTCCTTTGAAGAGGGCCTCACCCGCCTGAACCGGGAGATCTGCAAGCTGGGCCTCTTCAGGGGAGAGGATTTTTTCACCTCGGTCAATGTGGAGATTGACCACCGGACCCTGGTCCTGAAATACACGTCCGCAGGCCACCCGCCCTTTCTGCTGATTCGCGAAAATGAGATTCACCTTCTCCCCGAAACCGGCGAAAACGGGGCCAATATGCCGATGGGCATTGTCACCGCCGTCGAATACGGTGCCGGCACCTTTCAACTGAGAGTGGGGGATCGGCTGCTTTTCTATACAGACGGCCTGCCGGAAATGACAACGGATAACACAGGACAAATGCTCTCCCTGCCCGAACTCCGCGAAATCACAGCCCGGATTGTCCGGCAGCGGCCTCAGATCCCGGTTTCAGAACTGATGCGTGATCTGCTGGACACCATCGCCGATATGAGCGGCAAGGAGGTCTGCCCGCCCGGAATCAACACTTCCGGCGACGATATCACCCTGATCGGCCTGGAGCTGGAGGATGATACCGCCTGGCAGACGATCCGGCGATCTCCCCAGGCCACAGAGGCGGCCGTCCGGATGGCATCGGAACTGCACCGGGAGATCGCCGGAGAGTGGCGCATACGCGGCTATGAAGATCCCGATATACGCCTCTGGACCGTACTGGAGGAGGGAATTTTCAATGCGTGGAAACACGGGAACCGCCGGCGGCCCGAAGCATCTGTGACCGTCAGGTGGCGGTACGGAAATGATTTTTACCTGGAGATAGAGGATGAGGGAGACGGCTTTGACCCGGAAACGGTGTCAGATCCCACATCGGATGAGAACATTATGCAGACCAGCGGCAGGGGCATCTTTATGATACGCTACTACGGCGATTCGGTCCGGTGGACCAACAGGGGCAGATGTATCCGGGTCACGTTCAGGAAAACGCCGAAACAGACGCAGGGGCCGTCCGATCCGGTCAGCAGCCGTCTGGTGAACCTGTGGACATCCCACTGA
- a CDS encoding STAS domain-containing protein, with protein MECTVTHAGSNVHFTVTGKIDEQGAEELKARFLSLDRSAITDAIFDFSDVPHIGSAGIGKLLLFYKELAVSGGVIRIENVSPALYDLFAVLRLDSIFSISKG; from the coding sequence ATGGAATGCACTGTCACCCATGCCGGATCAAATGTACACTTTACAGTAACCGGTAAAATCGACGAACAGGGGGCCGAAGAACTGAAGGCCCGTTTCCTCTCTCTGGACCGGTCCGCCATCACCGATGCGATTTTCGATTTTTCAGATGTCCCCCATATCGGCAGCGCGGGCATTGGAAAGCTGCTCCTGTTTTACAAGGAACTGGCCGTCAGCGGCGGCGTGATACGGATCGAAAATGTCTCCCCGGCCCTCTACGACCTGTTTGCCGTACTCAGACTGGACTCAATCTTTTCCATCTCCAAAGGATGA
- a CDS encoding amidohydrolase: MTIQSAELLVTNGTVLTLNDRDERIENGAVAITGEEIVALGRADGFSDWQVGRTLDAGGGIIMPGLINTHTHAAMTCFRGLADDLHLMTWLNDHIFPAEAKLDREKVCAGALLACAEMILSGTTCFCDMYLFEEAVAEAAKHAGMRAVVGEVLYDFPSPNYGPVEQGFAYTEALISRWQADPLITIAVEPHSPYLCAPDLLCRAADLARRYEVPLVIHLSETENEVRQMVEKYGHSPVAHLAELDVLCANLLACHCVHLDDHDITLLRQFDVKVSHNPESNMKLASGIAPVPQLLDAGICVGLGTDGCSSNNDLDLFGEMDMAAKLHKVATADPTVMDARTMLRMCTIEGARALGLGKITGSLEPGKRADLIVIDTDKPHLTPMYRPESHLVYAARGSDVTASVINGRVVMADRSLMTIDVEKAMRAVRRITAEIRG, translated from the coding sequence ATGACCATACAGAGTGCGGAGCTTCTCGTCACAAACGGCACGGTGCTGACCCTGAACGACCGGGACGAGCGAATTGAAAACGGCGCGGTGGCCATCACGGGCGAAGAGATTGTCGCCCTGGGCCGGGCCGATGGGTTTTCAGACTGGCAGGTGGGCCGGACCCTTGATGCCGGCGGGGGTATCATCATGCCCGGACTGATCAACACCCATACCCACGCAGCCATGACCTGCTTCCGGGGGCTGGCGGATGATCTGCATCTGATGACCTGGCTGAATGACCACATCTTTCCGGCAGAGGCGAAGCTGGACCGCGAAAAGGTCTGCGCCGGTGCGCTGCTGGCCTGTGCCGAGATGATCCTCTCCGGCACCACCTGCTTCTGTGACATGTACCTGTTTGAGGAGGCTGTGGCCGAAGCCGCGAAACATGCCGGAATGCGGGCTGTGGTGGGCGAGGTGCTGTACGATTTCCCCTCACCGAATTACGGGCCGGTGGAACAGGGATTTGCCTATACCGAGGCGCTGATCAGCCGGTGGCAGGCCGATCCCCTGATTACCATTGCCGTGGAGCCGCACTCGCCCTATCTCTGCGCTCCGGATTTGCTGTGCCGGGCCGCGGATCTGGCCCGGCGGTATGAGGTGCCCCTTGTCATTCACCTGTCGGAGACAGAAAATGAGGTCCGGCAGATGGTGGAGAAATACGGCCACAGCCCGGTGGCCCACCTGGCGGAACTGGATGTGCTGTGTGCCAATCTGCTGGCCTGCCACTGTGTGCATCTGGACGACCACGACATCACCCTGCTGCGGCAGTTTGACGTTAAGGTCTCCCACAACCCGGAAAGCAATATGAAGCTGGCCTCCGGCATCGCGCCCGTGCCGCAGCTTCTGGACGCGGGCATCTGTGTGGGGCTGGGGACGGACGGCTGCTCCAGCAACAATGATCTGGATCTCTTCGGGGAGATGGATATGGCCGCCAAGCTCCACAAGGTGGCCACAGCGGACCCCACGGTCATGGACGCCCGGACGATGCTGCGCATGTGTACCATTGAGGGGGCCAGGGCTTTGGGGCTGGGAAAGATTACCGGCTCCCTGGAGCCGGGAAAGCGGGCTGATCTCATCGTCATTGATACCGACAAACCCCATCTGACGCCCATGTACCGCCCTGAATCCCATCTGGTCTATGCGGCGAGGGGAAGCGACGTGACCGCCTCTGTCATCAACGGGCGCGTGGTCATGGCGGACCGGTCACTGATGACCATTGACGTGGAAAAGGCCATGAGGGCGGTGCGGCGCATCACGGCGGAAATCAGGGGATAA
- a CDS encoding ATP-binding protein: MWYRLNLSVRIYIILTALVLIPFLGGMVMVWYTYRMEGLMADMVERDTAAFETAQALETALVNQKGFVSYYFLDGNPDWLQQLGECRQIFRNLLDRSRTFTTGPAQKEAIDRVESEYNLYVGSKDQVIDYYMAGRREAGGELHREVRQHFFKILELCEEYKNIYKAKISHVRAETHEQARHLRVIAGLGMALDGIFGVLLIFVLVNYILGPVRRLAEEADRKENRDRSENEITALSRSVRGLIEDVDQTHSELEKSREHLLQAEKMAMVGKLAAGMAHSIRNPFTSVKMRLFSLSRTLEMSETQKEDFDVISEEIRHVDTIVQNFLEFSRPPKLRMQQISPSTVVDMALQLLAHRLKSYDVTPGVNRKEMLPAVAADPEQLKEVLVNLIINACESMEKDQHGNISIHEQEFFSKSLGHVSVIRVSDDGSGIPEAVQEKIFQPFFTTKEDGTGLGLSIAARIIRQHGGLLEVKSIEGYGTTFVITLPAVPRHGEAGPKTITGAGD, from the coding sequence ATGTGGTACCGACTGAATCTGAGCGTTCGCATCTACATCATCCTGACAGCGCTTGTGCTGATTCCTTTTCTGGGCGGCATGGTCATGGTGTGGTACACCTATCGGATGGAAGGCCTTATGGCCGACATGGTCGAAAGGGACACCGCCGCATTTGAGACGGCCCAGGCCCTGGAGACGGCGCTGGTCAACCAGAAGGGGTTTGTCTCCTACTATTTTCTGGACGGCAACCCGGACTGGCTTCAGCAACTGGGCGAATGCCGCCAGATCTTCAGAAACCTGCTGGACCGCTCCCGTACTTTTACGACGGGTCCGGCCCAGAAAGAGGCCATCGACCGGGTTGAATCCGAATACAATCTGTATGTCGGGAGCAAGGATCAGGTCATCGACTACTATATGGCCGGCAGGCGGGAGGCCGGGGGCGAACTCCACCGGGAGGTTCGTCAGCATTTCTTTAAAATTCTGGAGCTGTGTGAGGAATACAAAAACATCTATAAGGCGAAGATCAGCCACGTCCGGGCCGAAACCCATGAACAGGCCCGGCATCTCCGGGTGATTGCCGGCCTCGGCATGGCTCTGGACGGCATCTTTGGCGTGCTGCTGATCTTTGTTCTGGTCAACTACATTCTGGGGCCGGTCCGCAGGCTGGCGGAAGAGGCCGACCGGAAGGAAAACCGGGACCGCTCGGAAAACGAGATTACGGCTCTCAGCCGCAGTGTCCGGGGGCTGATCGAAGATGTGGACCAGACCCATTCCGAGCTGGAGAAGAGCCGGGAGCACCTGCTTCAGGCCGAAAAAATGGCCATGGTCGGCAAGCTGGCCGCCGGTATGGCCCACAGCATTCGCAACCCCTTCACCTCTGTGAAAATGCGGCTCTTTTCCCTGAGCCGCACCCTGGAAATGAGCGAGACCCAGAAAGAGGATTTTGACGTGATCTCGGAGGAGATCCGCCATGTGGACACCATTGTTCAGAATTTTCTGGAGTTCTCACGCCCCCCCAAACTCAGGATGCAGCAGATCAGCCCCTCAACCGTGGTTGATATGGCCCTTCAGTTGCTGGCCCACCGGCTGAAATCCTATGATGTGACCCCCGGTGTCAACCGCAAGGAGATGCTGCCGGCTGTGGCGGCGGACCCGGAACAGCTCAAGGAGGTGCTGGTCAACCTCATTATCAACGCCTGTGAATCCATGGAAAAAGATCAGCACGGCAATATCAGTATCCACGAGCAGGAATTTTTCTCCAAGTCTCTGGGGCATGTGTCCGTGATCCGGGTCAGCGACGACGGCTCCGGCATTCCCGAAGCCGTGCAGGAGAAAATATTCCAGCCCTTTTTTACCACAAAAGAGGATGGGACCGGTCTGGGGCTGAGTATCGCCGCCCGGATTATCCGGCAGCATGGCGGGTTGCTGGAGGTCAAATCCATTGAAGGTTATGGCACCACCTTTGTCATTACGCTGCCTGCGGTACCGCGTCATGGGGAGGCAGGCCCGAAAACGATAACAGGAGCAGGAGATTGA
- a CDS encoding right-handed parallel beta-helix repeat-containing protein gives MKIRNFSFGIVILFIFWGNAAFGETRRVPSEYASLQAAIDAASDGDMISVADGTYTGEGNRNIDFGGKAITVQSENGPKTCIIDCEQTGRGFYFHQGEGKDAVLKGFTITNGDAYNMPYGDEGVKLSYHGGAIHCNAASPVIEDCIIINNKSMGTWGAPWGSGGGIYLTDASPDITRCRIIRNQAIYGGGIYCVNSSPTVTDCMIRHNKGHDIYYHVPFIGGGGAVHCQNSSPILINCTLTANQIEHYGEATGILHFDDSTPTLTNCIVWGNQDDSLIFGGNSTPTVTYSDIQGGFDGEGNIDTDPLFTDDALQDYHLRTGSPCIDTGTASGASSADADGNPRPVNTGYDMGAYEFQGISSPLPVIDSFSATPISGKAPLDVTFTCVAHDPENSPLTYSMNYGDGSAAEQNSSGRFTHTYTLTRGGASAVCTVSDDAGAWIASLPVRIDFGPIRVPEHFSTIQDAIDGASDGDTILVADGTYSLGDSTIEFQGKALTVCSENGPANCILTGGTPAVKFSVGDTESALLEGFTITESSPEYSTGISCTDNASPVIRRCIVTGHKPRGVNCWNYASPTFVNCIIARNTRGVTVSNASPRFINCTIADNQGSGIYSLTMRPPSVISVINSISWGNGYPHIDNESADVRYSDIQSYFDGEGNINADPLFADADSGNYHLLPESPCIDTGTAENAPDADIDNDPRPMGAGFDMGADELFVETPDPADSDSGGDTCFIGTIQHRCPVPVLLNVLSVRLNTEAGKPGRFRGRAKIMRPPFFGGTLAPSSQK, from the coding sequence ATGAAGATCAGAAATTTTTCATTTGGAATTGTGATCCTGTTCATATTCTGGGGAAACGCGGCTTTCGGAGAAACGCGGCGTGTGCCGTCTGAATATGCGAGCCTTCAGGCTGCGATTGACGCGGCGTCTGACGGCGATATGATTTCGGTTGCAGACGGAACCTATACGGGCGAAGGCAACCGGAATATTGACTTCGGCGGCAAGGCCATCACCGTTCAATCGGAAAACGGCCCGAAAACCTGCATCATTGATTGTGAACAGACAGGCCGGGGATTTTATTTTCACCAGGGAGAAGGAAAAGACGCTGTTCTGAAGGGTTTTACGATTACAAACGGCGATGCTTACAATATGCCATATGGCGACGAGGGGGTTAAACTTTCGTATCACGGCGGGGCAATTCACTGCAACGCCGCCTCGCCCGTTATTGAAGACTGCATCATAATAAACAACAAAAGCATGGGGACATGGGGCGCTCCGTGGGGATCCGGGGGCGGTATTTACCTGACGGATGCATCACCGGACATCACCCGATGCCGGATTATCCGAAACCAGGCCATCTATGGCGGGGGCATTTACTGTGTGAATTCATCACCGACAGTAACGGATTGCATGATCCGCCACAACAAGGGGCATGACATATATTACCATGTCCCGTTTATCGGAGGGGGCGGGGCCGTACACTGCCAGAATTCTTCGCCCATACTGATCAACTGCACATTGACCGCGAATCAGATTGAACATTACGGAGAGGCAACCGGCATCCTGCACTTTGATGACAGCACGCCGACCCTGACCAACTGCATTGTATGGGGCAACCAGGACGACTCGCTGATCTTCGGCGGAAACAGCACGCCGACGGTCACGTATTCCGACATTCAGGGCGGCTTTGACGGCGAGGGCAACATTGACACCGACCCGCTGTTTACTGATGACGCCTTGCAGGATTATCATCTGAGGACAGGTTCTCCCTGCATTGATACCGGAACGGCATCCGGCGCATCGTCAGCCGACGCGGACGGCAATCCCAGGCCGGTCAATACGGGGTATGACATGGGCGCGTATGAATTTCAGGGAATTTCCAGCCCGCTGCCGGTCATTGACTCTTTTTCCGCCACGCCGATAAGCGGAAAAGCCCCCCTTGACGTAACCTTCACCTGCGTGGCCCATGATCCGGAAAACAGCCCCCTGACCTATTCAATGAACTACGGGGACGGCAGCGCAGCCGAACAAAACAGTTCGGGACGTTTCACCCATACCTATACGTTGACCCGGGGGGGAGCAAGCGCAGTCTGCACGGTCTCGGACGATGCGGGAGCCTGGATTGCATCCCTGCCCGTTCGGATTGATTTCGGGCCGATCCGGGTTCCTGAACATTTTTCCACAATTCAGGATGCCATTGACGGGGCAAGCGACGGCGACACAATTCTGGTGGCGGACGGCACTTATTCCCTGGGAGACAGTACCATTGAATTTCAGGGCAAGGCGCTCACGGTCTGCTCTGAAAACGGCCCGGCGAACTGCATACTGACCGGTGGCACCCCGGCGGTAAAATTTTCCGTCGGCGACACCGAATCGGCGCTGCTGGAAGGATTCACCATCACGGAAAGCTCCCCGGAATACTCAACCGGTATTTCCTGCACGGACAATGCGTCACCGGTTATCCGTCGATGCATTGTGACCGGTCATAAACCGCGGGGTGTCAATTGCTGGAATTATGCGTCACCGACCTTTGTCAACTGCATTATTGCCCGGAATACCAGAGGGGTTACTGTCAGCAATGCGTCCCCCCGGTTTATCAACTGCACCATCGCAGATAATCAGGGATCGGGAATCTACAGTCTTACAATGCGGCCCCCCTCAGTCATCTCTGTTATCAACTCAATTAGCTGGGGAAACGGATATCCGCATATTGACAATGAGTCCGCAGATGTCCGATATTCCGATATTCAGAGTTACTTCGACGGCGAGGGCAATATCAATGCAGACCCGCTCTTTGCCGATGCGGACAGCGGCAACTATCACCTGCTGCCGGAATCACCCTGCATTGATACGGGCACTGCGGAAAATGCCCCGGATGCGGATATCGACAACGATCCCCGGCCAATGGGCGCGGGATTCGACATGGGCGCGGACGAGCTGTTCGTTGAAACGCCCGATCCCGCTGATTCGGATAGCGGCGGTGACACCTGCTTCATCGGCACGATTCAACATCGCTGCCCCGTGCCGGTCCTGCTGAATGTGCTCTCTGTCCGACTCAATACGGAAGCTGGAAAACCAGGACGTTTCCGAGGCAGGGCCAAAATTATGCGTCCGCCATTTTTTGGCGGGACACTGGCCCCGTCTTCTCAGAAATGA